The genome window TTTATATCTCCTTGTTTCCTTCTTTGTGTATGATCACCGCGTCCCGGTCAAATTTGCGGTCCATGGTATGGGCGGCCTTGCGGTTGGCGACGGTGTCGAAAATGATTGAGAAATCATAGTCCGGCGGATAAAGCTGAGCCGCGGGAACCAGCAGCTTCAGCCGGTTGTGGCGGACGGTGATCTTCTTCCCCTGGAACTGGATAATCACATTGCCGTCATCATCGGCAGGCTGGTATACGATCGCGTTCTTTTTATCCGGAAGCAGCAGGACGCTGTCTCCCATGGTGAACCGTTCAAAGTCCCCATCTGCTTTTTCCCGAAGACGCTGCAGGCGGCCGGCAGGGATCCGCATGGGTTTTCGCCCGGGTTCCGGAACAGTGTCCGGCCCCTGATCAGCTACCTGACGGGCACGACTGAGCAATCCTTCATCCATTCCGAGCCGTCGGGCGATTTCGATGGCGCAGCTTTTTCCGCTTTTACCCAGCTCCAGACGGTACAGCGGCATCAGGGATTCCCGGTCAAAGGCCATCCGTGCGGAAACCACATGTTCCGTCTGCTCAGCCCATTGCTTGATCTGCGGATCGTGGGTGGTGACCAGGAAAAAACATCCGCGCCGGAGCAGTTCCTCGAGGATCGCTGCGGCCAGGCCGGAACCTTCCGCCGGATCTGTTCCGCTGCCCAGCTCATCCAGCAGGACAAGGCTTTCCCTGCTACATTCTTCCAGGATGCGGATGACATTGGTCATATGGCCGGAAAAGGTGGACAGGTTCTGGCTGATGCTCTGGCTGTCGCCGATATCACACAGTACCCGGTCCATCAGCCCGATGACTGTGCCTTCCCCGCAGGGGATATGCAGGCCGCTCTGGGCCATCAGGGTCAGGAGACCCACTGTTTTGAGGCAGACGGTTTTTCCGCCGGTGTTGGGCCCGGTGACGGCAATGCCGGAATCCGGCAGGGCCAGCTCCAGGTTGAGAGGAACGCAGGTATCAGGATCCAGCAGCGGATGCCGGGCATTCACCAGGCGGATACGCCGTTCCGCAGTCAGTTCCACCGGGCGGGCTTTCATTTCCATACTCAGCTTGGCCCGGGCAAAGAGGATATCCAGGTCTGTCATCACCCGGATGGCATCCCGCAGCGGCGTTTCTTCCGCGGCGACCCGGTCGCTGAGTTCCCAGAGAATACGGCGCTCTTCCGTATCGATTTCGATGAGCAGCATTTCCAGCTCCTGGCGCAGGGCCTGTACGGCAGTGGGCTCCATAAAGACGGTGTTGCCTTTGGCGGAGGTATCCACCGCGTGCCCGGGAAAAGAACCCTGGAACCGTTTCTGCACAGGAATGACAAAGATCCCGTTGCGCTGGGTGATATAGCTGTCCGCCAGTTCCTTTTTATGATGGAAAAGGATCTGGTTCAGTTTCTCACGGATGGACTGCTCTGTAAACTCCCGCTGGCGGCGAAGGTTCCGGAGGGCGGGGGAGGCGTCGTCCAGTACAGTATCCTCCCGGACGGAACGTTCGATATCATCCTCCAGACCGGTCAGGTCCGGAAGTTCTGTCTGCCAGGAAGCGATGCCGGCGCTCCAGGTCTGGGCGTTCTGCAGGTACCTGCGAAGCCGCTGGATGGTGGCACAGAACCGGGCAACTGAACAGAGCTGGGAGGGGAGCAGCATGCCGCCCTGGGCTGCCTGGATGAGGCCGGTTTCCGTTCCGTCTGTTTCCGAGATCGGCGGGGTACCGGTGTTTTCCATTACATAAAGCGCGGCAGTGGTTTCCTCCATGCGGGCTCGGCAAAGGCCTTCATGCAATATGGGCTCTGTTTCCGCAAGCTTCCGGCGTGCCGCCTGCGAAACAGCCTGGTTCTGGAGTTGTTCAATGATCAGGTCAAACCCGAGTGTAATCATATCCTGTGTCATGGTATCCCCTCATGTTCTATATTAGATTGACATGAACAAGGGATCGGGGACTGCGACACGGAAAAATGCATAGAAAAAAAGCGCCCGGCATCTGTTCGTACCGCGCCATGGCATCAGCAAACAAGCGGTCATGTCACCGCTTACTTCCAATCAACCATGGTCCCCGTTAATGAACAGACTCCAAACACTTACCTCCGCAGGATACCCACTCAGGCGGGTTTCTCTGTCGGACAGATTATATACGGAGAGGAACATCCTGTCAACAGGATCAGCAGTATGGATCCGCGAGGGACGGATCCATACCGCCGGGGTGAAAATCCCGGATCAGACGCCTGTATCCCTGACAAAACACCGGGTTCCGGTATAATGAACGGTTTCCATACCGGCGGAACCGTCCGGACGGAAGAACCGGACAGTGATCATGCAGTTAACCGGCATACTGCCTTCTGCAGGACCCAGCTCCAGCACGCGGTCCTGCTCTGTATAACGCAGCGGGATCCGGAGGAAAACTCCCTGAAGATGA of Aristaeella lactis contains these proteins:
- a CDS encoding endonuclease MutS2, coding for MTQDMITLGFDLIIEQLQNQAVSQAARRKLAETEPILHEGLCRARMEETTAALYVMENTGTPPISETDGTETGLIQAAQGGMLLPSQLCSVARFCATIQRLRRYLQNAQTWSAGIASWQTELPDLTGLEDDIERSVREDTVLDDASPALRNLRRQREFTEQSIREKLNQILFHHKKELADSYITQRNGIFVIPVQKRFQGSFPGHAVDTSAKGNTVFMEPTAVQALRQELEMLLIEIDTEERRILWELSDRVAAEETPLRDAIRVMTDLDILFARAKLSMEMKARPVELTAERRIRLVNARHPLLDPDTCVPLNLELALPDSGIAVTGPNTGGKTVCLKTVGLLTLMAQSGLHIPCGEGTVIGLMDRVLCDIGDSQSISQNLSTFSGHMTNVIRILEECSRESLVLLDELGSGTDPAEGSGLAAAILEELLRRGCFFLVTTHDPQIKQWAEQTEHVVSARMAFDRESLMPLYRLELGKSGKSCAIEIARRLGMDEGLLSRARQVADQGPDTVPEPGRKPMRIPAGRLQRLREKADGDFERFTMGDSVLLLPDKKNAIVYQPADDDGNVIIQFQGKKITVRHNRLKLLVPAAQLYPPDYDFSIIFDTVANRKAAHTMDRKFDRDAVIIHKEGNKEI